cctctcttttttctctctctaacccctctcttttttccctctttctctctctctaacccctctccgtttctctctctctaactcctctctttttctctctctctaacccctctctgtttctctctctctaacccctctctttttctctctctaacccctctccgtttctctctctaacccctctcttttttccctctttctctctctctaacccctctctgtttctctctctctaacccctctctctttctctctctctaacccctctcttttttccctctttctctctctctaacccctctctgtttctctctctctaactcctctctttttctctctctctaacccctctctttttctctctctctaacccctctctgtttctctctctctaacccctctctttttctctctctctaacccctctctgtttctctctctaaaccctctcttttttccctctttctctctctctaacccctctctgtttctctctctaacccctctcttttttccctctttctctctctccaacccctctccttttctctctgtttctctctctaacctctctctgtttctctctctaacccctctctctttctctctctctaacccctctctgtttctctctctctaacccctctatttttctctctgtttctctctctctaacccctctctctttctctctctctaacccctctctctttctctctctctaacccctctctgtttctctctctctaacccctctatttttctctctgtttctctctctctaacccctctctctttctctctctctctaacccctctatttttctctctgtttctctctctctaacccctctctgtttctctctctctaacctctctctctttctctctctctaacccctctctctttctctctctatctatcccgtctctgtttctctctctctaacccctctctgtttctttctctctaacctctctctctttatctctctaaaacccctctctatttctctctctctctctaacccctctctttttctctcactttctctctctttaacccttctctgtttctctctcttcatagAGGAGATTGACAAGAAGTTAACAGCCTACAGGAGAGGCAGCAGAATCTGGAGGATGCTCATTTTCTGTCAGGTGATACagggagaaagtagagagagaaagaaaggggaagagagagagatgacaatgATTATGAAAGAACAAAAGAATATGTGTTTTATGCTGAATTCTGTAATTCCCAGTGGAAAGATAGATTACACCTCAATTAGTGACATAACTCTGGAGGTTGAGGGGATAATTGTGTTTTTCTCTCAATGGGATCCTGCTATGTTATGTGAGTGCCAAGTAGTCATGTTGGTTTTAATCTTGGCTGGGCACTTGAAAAGCTACATCTCTGTGGGGTTCTTAGGGAGGTCCAGGGCATCTGTACCTGTTGAAGAATAAAGTGGCCACATTCGCCAaggtggagaaagaggaggacatgAGTCAGTGAGTGACATCAGTCTTACTCTTCATACAGCAGCCATAGTCCTTATACatgggtgtgtcccaaatggcacacgacactacttttgaccttatgggccctatgggccctggcgaAAAGTAGTGCAccgcatagggaatagggtaccatttgggatgcggaaacagttcctgtctctgtgttggtACTGTTAGAGTAGCAGTATTGTTGTGAACCATGTCGTCCTGCTACAACAGGTTCTGGAGGAGGCTGAGTCGGTTTATGAGCAAAGTGAACCCTGAACCCAACCTCATCCACATTATGGGCTGCTACGTCCTGGGAAACCCCAATGGAGAGAAGGTACACTACATCTCTCACatgttaaaacacacacataccagaTTACTGGAGAAAAATTGGTGTTGACTGATCAGATCAAATGATGACATAAAGAGCGTTGTGTTGAACACTGTGATGTTTAACAGTGAGAATGGCAGAATGGTGAACTTACTGAATGACAGAGTTTCTGTGTGATATTAGAATGCTTCTTGTGTAAATATTTTCCGTTTGGAtattaatgacacacacacacacacacatatatacacacacacacacacacatatgttacTCAATATGGTGCCTTGCTAATATATGGAGAGAGTTGAGAATCgctgtctttctttctccttcctctctctctacgtttcgccctcctctctctctacttctctcctctctctacttctctccctcctctctctctacttctctcctctctctacttctctctctcctctctctctctacgtttctgcctcctctctctctacttctctcctctctctacttctctccctccactctctctacatttctccctcctctgtctctacttctcacctctctctacttctctccctcctctctctctacatttctccctgctctctctctacttctctcctctctctacttctctccctcctctctctctacttctctccctcatctctctctacttttctcctctctctacgtttctccctcctctctctctacatttctccctcatctctctctacttctctcctctctctacttctctccctcctctctctctacatttctccctgctctctctctacttctctcctctccctacttctctccctcctctctctctacttctctccctcctctctctctacttctctcctctctctacgtttctccctcctctctctctacttctctcctctctctacttctctccctcctctctctctacttctctccctcttctctctctacttctctcctctctctacgtttctccctcctctctctctacttctctcctctctctacttctctccctcctctctctctacttctctccctcatctctctctacttctctccctcctctctctctacttctctccctctacttctctctctcctttctctctacttctctccctcctctctctctacttctctccctcctctctctctacttctctccttcctctctctctatttctctccctcatctctctctacatttctccctcctctgtctctacttctctcctctctctacttctctccctcctctctctctacatttctccctgctctctctctacttctctcctctctctacttctctccctcctctctctctacttctctccctcatctctctctacttttctcctCACTCTAcgtttctccctcctctctctctacttctctcctctccctacttctctccctcctctctatctacttctctccctcctcactctctacttctctcctctctctacgtttctccctcctctctctctacttctctcctctctctacttctctccctcctctctctctacttctctccctcatctctctctacttctctccctcctctctctctacttctctccctctacttctctctctcctttctctctacttctctccctcctctctctctacttctctccctcctctctctctacttctctccttcctctctctatttctctccctcatctctctctacttctctccctcctctctctctacttctctccctctacttctctctctcctctctctctacttctctccttcctctctctctacttctctccctctacttctctctcccctctctctacttctctcattcctctctctctacttctctccttcctctctctctatttctctccctccctcctctctctctaattctctctctacttctctccttcctctctctctacttctctccttcctctctctctacttctctccctcctctctctacttctctccctcctctctctctacttctctccttcctctctctctacttctctccctcttctctctctacttctctcccgcctctctctctacttctctccctctacttctctctctcctctctctctacttctctcattcctctctctctacttctctccttcctctctctctatttctctccttcctctctctctatttctctctctacttctctccttcctctctctctacttctctccttcctctctctctacttctctccctcctctctctctacttctctccgtcctctctctacttctccctcctctctctctacttctctcgctcctctctctctacttctctccttcctctctctctacttctctccttcctctctctctacttctctccctcctctctctctacttctctccctcctctctctctacttctctccctcctctctctctacttctctccctcatctctctctacttctctccctcctctctctctacttctctacttctctctctcctctctctctacttctctccctcctctctctctacttctctccccctctctctactcctctccctcctctctctctacttctctccctcctctctctctacttctctccctctacttctctctctcctctctctctacttctctccctcctctctctctacttctctccctcctctctctacttctctccctctacttctctctctcctctctctctctacttctctccctcctctctctctacttctctccctctacttctctctctctctctctctacttctctccctcctctctctctacttctctccctcctctctctacttctctccctctacttctctctccctctctctctacttctctccctcctctctttctacttctctccctcctctctctacttctctccctcctctctctctacatctatccttcctctctctctacttctctccctcttctctctctacttctctccctcctctctctacttctctccctctacttctctctctcctctctctctacttctctccctcctctctctctacttctctccttcctctctctctctacttctctcattcctctctctctacttctctccttcctctctctctatttctctccttcctctctctctaattctctctctacttctctccttcctctctctctacttctctccttcctctctctctacttctctccctcctctctctacttctctccctcctctctctctacttctctccttcctctctctctacttctctcccttctctctctacttctctccctcctctctctctctacttctctccctctacttctctctctcctctctctctacttctctcattcctctctctctacttctctccttcctctctctctatttctctccttcctctctctctatttctctctctacttctctccttcctctctctctacttctctccttcctctctctctacttctctccctcctctctctctacttctctccttccactctctctacttctctccctcctctctctctacttctctccctcctctctctctacttctctccttcctctctctctacttctctccttcctctctctctacttctctccctcctctctctctacttctctccctcctctctctctacttctctccctcctctctctctacttctctccctcatctctctctacttctctccctcctctctctctacttctacttctctctctcctctctctctacttctctccctcctctctctacttctctccccctctctctctactcctctccctcctctctctctacttctctccctccctctctctctacttctctccctcttcttctctcctccctctctctctacttctctccctcctctctctctacttctctccctcctctctctctacttctctccctctacttctctctctctcctctctctacttctctccctcctctctttctacttctctccctcctctctctacttctctccctcctctctctctacatctatccttcctctctctctacttctctccctcttctctctctacttctctccctcctctctctctacttctctccctctacttctctctctcctctctctcctctctctctacttctctccttcctctctctctctacttctctcattcctctctctctacttctctccttcctctctctctatttctctccttcctctctctctaattctctctctacttctctccttcctctctctacttctctccttcctctctctctacttctctccctcctctctctctacttctctccttccactctctcttcttctctccgtcctctctctctacttctctccctcctctctctctacttctctccctcctctctctctacttctctccctcctctctctctacttctctccctcctctctctctacttctctccttcctctctctctatttctctccctcatctctctctacttctctccctcctctctctctacttctctccctctacttctctctctcctctctctctacttctctccttcctctctctctacttctctccctctacttctctctctcctctctctctacttctctcattcctctctctctacttctctccttcctctctctctatttctctccctccctcctctctctctaattctctctctacttctctccttcctctctctctacttctctccttcctctctctctacttctctccctcctctctctacttctctccctcctctctctctacttctctccttcctctctctctacttctctccctcttctctctctacttctctcccgcctctctctctacttctctccctctacttctctctctcctctctctctacttctctcattcctctctctctacttctctccttcctctctctctatttctctccttcctctctctctatttctctctctacttctctccttcctctctctctacttctctccttcctctctctctacttctctccctcctctctctctacttctctccgtcctctctctacttctccctcctctctctctacttctctcgctcctctctctctacttctctccttcctctctctacttctctccttcctctctctctcttctctccctcctctctctctacttctctccctcctctctctacttctctccctcctctctctctacttctctccctcatctctctctacttctctccctcctctctctctacttctctacttctctctctcctctctctctacttctctccctcctctctctctacttctctccccctctctctactcctctccctccctctctctacttctctccctcctctctctctacttctctccctctacttctctctctctctctctctacttctccctcctcctctctctctacttctctccctcctctctctacttctctccctctacttctctctctcctctctctctctacttctctccctcctctctctacttctctccctctacttctctctctcctctctctctacttctctccctcctctctctctacttctctccctcctctctctacttctctccctctacttctctctctcctctctctctacttctctccctcctctctttctacttctctccctcctctctctctacatctatccttcctctctctctacttctctccctcttctctctctacttctctccctcctctctctacttctctccctctacttctctctctcctctctctctacttctctccctcctctctctctacttctctccttcctctctctctacttctctcattcctctctctctacttctctccttcctctctctctatttctctccttcctctctctctaattctctctctacttctctccttcctctctctctacttctctccttcctctctctctacttctctccctcctctctctctacttctctccctcctctctctctacttctctccttcctctctctctacttctctccctcttctctctctacttctctccctcctctctctctacttctctccctctacttctctctctcctctctctctacttctctcattcctctctctctacttctctccttcctctctctctatttctctccttcctctctctctatttctctctctacttctctccttcctctctctctacttctcccttcctctctctctacttctctccccccctctctctctacttctctccttccactctctctacttctctcctcctctctctctacttctctccctcctctctctctacttctctccttcctctctctacttctctccttcctctctctctacttctctccctctctctctctctctacttctctccctcctctctctacttctctccctcctctctctctctacttctctccctcatctctctctacttctctccctcctctctctctacttctctacttctctctctcctctctctctacttctctccctcctctctctctctacttctctcccctctctctactcctctccctcctctctctctacttctctccctcctctctctctacttctctccctcttcttctctctctcctctctctctacttctctccctcctctctctctacttctctccctcctctctctcttcttctctccctctacttctctctctcctctctctctacttctctccctcctctctttctacttctctccctcctctctctacttctctccctcctctctctctacatctatccttcctctctctctacttctctccctcttctctacttctctccctcctctctctctacttctctccctctacttctctctctcctctctctcctctctctctacttctctccttcctctctctctctacttctctcattcctctctctctacttctctccttcctctctctctatttctctccttcctctctctctctaatctctctacttctctccttcctctctctctacttctctccttccctctctctactttcccctcctctctctctacttctctccttccactctctcttcttctctccgtcctctctctctacttctctccctcctctctctctacttctctccctcctctctacttctctccctcctctctctctacttctctccctcctctctctctacttctctccttcctctctctctatttctctccctcatctctctctacttctctccctcctctctctctacttctctccctctacttctctctctcccctctctctctacttctccttcctctctctctacttctctccctctacttctctctctcctctctctctacttctctcattcctctctctctacttctctccttcctctctctctatttctctccctccctcctctctctctaattctctctctacttctctccttcctctctctctacttctctccttcc
This DNA window, taken from Oncorhynchus masou masou isolate Uvic2021 unplaced genomic scaffold, UVic_Omas_1.1 unplaced_scaffold_1374, whole genome shotgun sequence, encodes the following:
- the LOC135538682 gene encoding NMDA receptor synaptonuclear signaling and neuronal migration factor-like, producing LISSKVPKAEYVPTIIRRDDPSIIPILYDHEHATFDDILEEIDKKLTAYRRGSRIWRMLIFCQGGPGHLYLLKNKVATFAKVEKEEDMSQFWRRLSRFMSKVNPEPNLIHIMGCYVLGNPNGEKVHYISHMLKHTHTRLLEKNWC